In Pleurocapsa sp. PCC 7319, the following are encoded in one genomic region:
- a CDS encoding AAA-like domain-containing protein — MSRSLKVDREYLKKVKFALLRNSFPSQRSLALDLGLALSTVSRFCTGKPVDYSTFVDICDTLGLNWKDIANLDHTISASVKTRHSTPPTLTSETELTYVSTTATVAVKSKLNLSRLESLPFPEGVVPPDSALYQLRDNIESICYETIIKPASLIRIKAPKLMGKTSLMMKVLAEAQSQHYKTVYLDLGNVDRSIVTDLDKFLRWLCVMVGKQVGIENQLNDYWDTEILGSNGNCTAYFEEYLLPRLNCPVVLGLDDVDRLFPYTTVIEDFFGMLRGWHEKGKISTIWQNLRLIMAHSTEVYIPLDLNQSPFNAGVPIELFELNAEQIENLATLHQLDWSEIEITRLMDKLGGHPYLIRLAMYYLSCGQVDLETLLENAAQEAGIYSHHLRRHLEMLQQKPSLAESFQQVVTSEEPIELNPMQIYQLQSIGLVQLKDNRVAPRCNLYRDYFRRVL, encoded by the coding sequence ATGTCGCGATCGCTAAAAGTAGACAGAGAATATCTCAAAAAAGTTAAATTTGCCTTATTGCGTAATAGTTTTCCGTCTCAAAGATCTCTAGCTCTTGATTTAGGATTGGCATTATCAACAGTTAGTCGATTTTGTACAGGGAAACCAGTAGATTACAGCACTTTTGTGGATATCTGCGATACGTTAGGTTTGAATTGGAAAGATATTGCAAATCTGGATCATACTATTTCTGCGTCGGTAAAAACTAGGCACAGTACCCCCCCTACCTTAACTTCAGAAACAGAGCTAACTTACGTGTCAACTACAGCTACTGTAGCTGTTAAAAGCAAATTAAACTTATCAAGACTAGAGAGTCTACCTTTTCCAGAAGGAGTAGTGCCACCTGACTCTGCTCTATATCAATTAAGAGATAATATCGAGTCTATTTGTTACGAGACTATTATCAAACCAGCCTCTTTGATTCGGATTAAAGCTCCAAAGTTGATGGGCAAGACTTCTTTGATGATGAAGGTGTTGGCTGAAGCTCAATCGCAGCATTACAAAACAGTTTATTTAGATTTAGGTAATGTAGATCGAAGTATTGTTACCGATTTAGATAAATTTCTGCGTTGGCTCTGTGTGATGGTAGGCAAACAAGTAGGAATCGAAAATCAACTCAATGATTATTGGGATACAGAAATTTTGGGTAGTAATGGTAACTGCACGGCATATTTTGAAGAATATTTATTACCGCGATTAAATTGCCCCGTGGTTTTAGGATTAGATGATGTAGATCGTCTATTTCCTTACACTACAGTAATTGAAGACTTTTTCGGTATGCTCCGTGGTTGGCATGAAAAAGGTAAGATTTCTACTATCTGGCAAAATCTGCGTTTAATAATGGCCCATTCTACAGAAGTTTATATCCCTTTGGATTTAAATCAATCCCCTTTCAATGCAGGAGTGCCTATAGAATTGTTCGAGTTAAATGCTGAACAGATCGAGAATTTAGCCACTCTACATCAACTTGATTGGAGCGAAATAGAAATCACTCGATTGATGGATAAGTTAGGAGGACATCCTTACTTAATTCGCTTAGCAATGTATTATCTTAGTTGCGGTCAAGTTGATTTGGAAACACTATTAGAAAATGCTGCCCAAGAAGCTGGGATTTATAGCCATCATTTACGGCGACACTTAGAAATGCTACAACAGAAACCATCTTTGGCAGAGTCTTTCCAACAGGTTGTCACTTCCGAAGAGCCAATAGAATTAAATCCGATGCAAATATATCAATTACAGAGTATCGGTTTAGTGCAGTTAAAAGATAATCGAGTAGCTCCTCGATGTAATTTATATCGAGACTATTTTCGTAGAGTTCTTTAA
- a CDS encoding beta-1,6-N-acetylglucosaminyltransferase: MKVIYFIQSHKNPDQVYRLVKAIKKSSCHALVLISHNFSCSILDINKLKQYSGLEVIKRNQSARRGDCSILEIYLEAIDWVLEHNYDFDWLVCLSGQDYPVRPIPEIEAFLATTEYDGFIKYWDLLSEDNPWGKEGGEKRYFAKYIRLPDWSKWWLRKLTRIEPLIPLLNIQWRYALIGLRMKVTPFNKDFKCYGGWYWNTLSKKCIEFLSNYLKEYPELLKFYRRTLAPEESIIPTVLVNSNQFNLYNDCLRYLSFPPELFGYAQCLTINDYDKITSGYFHFARKFDSKTDNKIIDLLDQLL, encoded by the coding sequence ATGAAAGTTATTTACTTTATTCAAAGTCATAAAAATCCGGATCAAGTCTATCGATTAGTTAAAGCAATTAAAAAGTCTAGTTGTCATGCTCTAGTTTTAATTAGTCATAACTTTAGTTGTTCAATCTTAGACATCAACAAGCTGAAACAATACTCAGGACTTGAAGTCATTAAAAGAAATCAATCAGCAAGACGAGGTGATTGCTCTATCTTAGAAATTTATCTTGAGGCAATTGATTGGGTATTGGAGCATAATTATGACTTTGACTGGCTGGTTTGTCTATCGGGTCAAGATTATCCAGTTCGTCCAATTCCTGAGATTGAAGCTTTTCTAGCAACAACTGAATATGATGGCTTTATTAAGTACTGGGATCTACTTTCAGAAGATAATCCTTGGGGCAAAGAAGGAGGTGAAAAGCGTTATTTTGCAAAGTATATTCGCCTTCCAGATTGGAGTAAATGGTGGCTCAGAAAATTAACAAGAATTGAACCTTTAATTCCTCTTTTAAACATTCAATGGCGTTACGCTCTAATTGGATTAAGAATGAAAGTAACTCCCTTCAATAAAGACTTTAAATGTTATGGAGGATGGTATTGGAATACGCTCTCAAAAAAATGTATAGAATTCTTGAGCAATTATTTAAAAGAGTATCCTGAATTATTGAAATTTTATCGAAGAACTTTAGCTCCTGAAGAATCGATCATTCCAACTGTATTAGTCAATAGTAATCAGTTTAATCTTTATAATGATTGTCTTCGTTATTTAAGTTTTCCTCCAGAGCTTTTTGGCTATGCTCAATGTCTCACTATTAATGACTATGACAAAATTACCAGTGGCTACTTTCACTTTGCCAGAAAATTTGATTCAAAAACAGATAATAAAATTATAGATTTACTCGATCAATTACTCTAA
- a CDS encoding AbrB/MazE/SpoVT family DNA-binding domain-containing protein, protein MLKIVTIGEHGEIILPKDLRRKYNLKNGGKIVIEDTEVGLLLRPGVTFSVEVYSSDRLKEFEEHNEADLKEFDFY, encoded by the coding sequence ATGCTAAAAATAGTCACAATTGGTGAGCATGGAGAAATAATTTTACCCAAAGATCTAAGACGTAAATATAATCTTAAAAATGGTGGAAAGATTGTCATAGAAGATACTGAAGTAGGATTACTACTTCGCCCTGGTGTTACATTTTCGGTAGAAGTTTATAGCAGCGATCGCCTTAAAGAATTTGAAGAGCATAACGAAGCCGATCTTAAGGAATTCGACTTCTACTAG
- a CDS encoding bacteriocin codes for MDYLKHETLLTELNTEELQKIKGGCNSSIEEKPAPDGGTYSVLTDCEGVLVWYNPPEKGELGSLKVN; via the coding sequence ATGGATTATCTTAAGCATGAGACATTATTAACAGAATTAAATACCGAAGAATTACAAAAAATAAAAGGTGGTTGTAATTCAAGTATAGAGGAAAAACCTGCACCAGATGGTGGAACTTATTCAGTACTTACTGACTGTGAAGGTGTACTCGTTTGGTACAATCCTCCTGAAAAAGGTGAGCTTGGTAGCTTAAAAGTTAATTAA
- a CDS encoding HlyD family efflux transporter periplasmic adaptor subunit: MNNNQEITINNYRQLFIEANKKRNLRKIYNCIEAIKLEKEQALLSELEEVCLRGLLCGYSPHKIAQKLMGDLDLFLIQVAFWNLFRYIQTMAERKEEKIIDYQDIVNGLVALGDSANNADTLLLSSNLPSNSTFSLPSSTENYVQPKFIREDKSDTPIVSEDKADSLIHQPRTNVLTSVDENDFMPAISPWTRLGGLFLVGSVGIAIAISAFTPYNMTVKAEAKVRPAGELRIVEAKTEGTVVAINVTENQQIQQGEIIATIDNSRLETQTSQVKSQIQQSRLQLGQINAQIHTLERQIKAEQEHTQRAIEVATVELSRSQREYQDRQITSTAEVAEAEANVRLAEEEWHQAQAQFTSAQANLKSNQAALASARSRRNRYQDIAITGALSQNQLEEAQLEVEQLEQQVAAQQATVEEQKRGIARQQQAVVAAQARLNNVRAALNPNNGEVAIARSALAEPIASERIAQERASGDAAAEALKRELEAMIQQRIELEQQLARDSSELQQLGRDIEQTVIKAPESGVLFQLSLRNPSQTVQPGSEIAQIAPKQTSLALEALVSSSDIGKVQIGQEAQVRISACPYPDYGTLPGIVKKISPDAIPVVSNPNSPNNQNASPTNTASFYRVKLQPDYLTLSQGINKCRIQLGMEGRADIVTTEETLLKFLLRKAKLLTDL; this comes from the coding sequence ATGAATAATAATCAAGAAATAACCATCAATAACTACCGCCAACTATTTATCGAAGCTAATAAAAAGCGTAATCTGAGAAAAATTTATAATTGCATTGAAGCCATTAAACTGGAAAAAGAGCAAGCACTACTCAGCGAACTAGAGGAAGTATGTTTGCGCGGCTTACTTTGTGGTTACTCTCCCCATAAAATTGCTCAAAAACTAATGGGAGATTTAGATCTTTTCCTGATTCAAGTCGCATTTTGGAATCTGTTTCGCTACATCCAAACAATGGCGGAACGAAAAGAAGAAAAGATTATTGATTATCAAGATATTGTTAATGGCTTGGTAGCCCTGGGAGACAGTGCGAACAATGCTGATACCTTACTGCTAAGTAGTAATTTGCCATCAAACTCCACCTTTTCTCTGCCGTCAAGTACAGAAAACTATGTGCAACCCAAATTTATTAGAGAGGACAAGTCCGATACTCCAATAGTTTCTGAAGATAAAGCAGATAGTCTAATCCATCAACCGAGAACTAATGTCTTAACCTCAGTTGATGAAAATGATTTTATGCCTGCAATCAGTCCTTGGACGAGACTGGGGGGATTATTTTTGGTCGGATCGGTAGGTATTGCGATCGCAATTTCAGCATTTACACCCTATAACATGACAGTAAAAGCCGAAGCTAAAGTTCGTCCTGCGGGAGAATTAAGAATCGTCGAAGCAAAAACTGAGGGAACGGTTGTTGCTATTAATGTTACAGAAAATCAGCAGATTCAACAAGGAGAGATTATTGCAACTATCGATAATTCCCGCCTAGAAACCCAGACTAGTCAGGTAAAAAGCCAAATTCAACAGTCTCGACTACAGTTAGGACAAATCAATGCTCAAATTCACACTCTTGAACGTCAAATCAAAGCAGAACAAGAGCATACTCAAAGAGCAATTGAAGTAGCTACAGTAGAACTTAGTCGTAGTCAAAGAGAATATCAGGATCGACAGATTACCAGCACTGCTGAGGTAGCAGAAGCAGAAGCTAATGTGAGATTGGCTGAAGAAGAATGGCATCAAGCTCAGGCACAATTTACTTCAGCCCAAGCTAACTTGAAGTCTAATCAAGCTGCCCTTGCTTCTGCTAGATCGAGACGTAACCGTTATCAAGACATTGCGATCACAGGAGCTTTATCGCAAAATCAATTGGAAGAAGCCCAACTAGAAGTTGAGCAGTTAGAACAGCAAGTAGCAGCACAACAAGCCACTGTTGAAGAGCAAAAGCGGGGTATAGCCAGACAACAACAGGCAGTCGTAGCTGCTCAAGCAAGATTAAATAATGTCCGCGCCGCTCTAAATCCTAACAATGGGGAAGTAGCGATTGCGCGAAGCGCACTGGCAGAGCCAATCGCCAGTGAAAGAATTGCTCAAGAACGAGCTAGTGGTGATGCGGCAGCAGAAGCTTTAAAACGAGAACTAGAAGCCATGATTCAACAACGAATTGAATTAGAACAACAATTAGCGCGAGATTCTAGCGAGTTACAGCAATTAGGTCGAGATATAGAGCAAACTGTCATCAAAGCTCCTGAAAGTGGTGTCTTATTTCAATTATCTTTACGGAATCCTAGTCAGACAGTTCAGCCAGGCAGTGAAATTGCTCAAATCGCCCCTAAACAGACCTCTTTAGCACTGGAAGCTTTAGTCTCATCTAGTGATATTGGTAAGGTTCAAATTGGTCAAGAGGCACAGGTTAGAATATCTGCCTGTCCCTATCCAGATTATGGCACTCTCCCAGGAATAGTTAAGAAGATTTCTCCTGATGCCATTCCTGTAGTCAGCAATCCTAATTCGCCTAACAATCAGAATGCCAGTCCCACAAATACTGCTTCTTTTTATAGGGTTAAGCTGCAACCCGATTATCTAACATTAAGTCAAGGTATAAATAAGTGTAGGATTCAATTGGGTATGGAAGGCAGAGCCGATATAGTTACCACAGAAGAAACTTTACTTAAATTTCTCCTCCGAAAAGCGAAACTCCTTACAGACTTATAG
- a CDS encoding peptidase domain-containing ABC transporter: MRYKLVKQHSEEDCGAASLASICNYYGKTFTISRCREVVGTRQQGTSLLGIKQGAETLGFNTRAIKASLEIVNKEVLPLPAIIHWKGYHWVVLYGKKGNKYVVADPGLGVRFLDQKSFLEGWTDGVMLLLEPDPVRFDEQEDDRDQIGGFSHFLKRILPYKGILGQTLLINCVLGLLSLASPFLLQILTDDVLVRGDTQLLTRVAIAVTIMHLVKSSLRLVQSNLIAHFAQRIKLGLVFEFGRQILRLPLTYYETRRSGEIVSRLEDIREINQLIAQAVVRLPSQFFVALISLGIMFFYSPKLSLIALIIAGLMTLSTIVFMPTLQQKVRQTMALSAENQGILVETFKGAITVKTTTAAPQFWSEFQTRYSRLANFTFKTIQISYINGIFSNLFSSVGSITLLWFGSNLVIEQYLSIGMLLAFNSMNSNFNSFVNTTVDFVDEFARAKTATRRLTEVIQATPENTAELDKPWAKINGKADIICADLNFHHTGRVDLLENFNLTIPGGKVTALIGKSGCGKSSLAKLIAGLYQPQSGNICFGIYNQQDLALDCFRQQVALVPQEAHFWSRSIIENFRLGNPDISFEQIVRACQITGADKFISKLPDKYLTILGEFGSNLSGGQRQRLALARAIVNRPPVLILDESTGALDPISETEVLQNLLTERSYQTTIIISHRPPAGLFHSR, translated from the coding sequence ATGAGATATAAACTTGTCAAACAGCATAGTGAAGAAGATTGTGGTGCTGCTAGTCTTGCTTCTATTTGTAATTATTATGGTAAAACTTTTACTATAAGTCGCTGTCGCGAAGTAGTAGGAACAAGACAGCAGGGGACTAGTCTTTTGGGTATAAAACAAGGTGCAGAAACTCTTGGTTTTAATACTAGAGCTATTAAAGCTTCTTTGGAAATAGTCAATAAAGAAGTTTTACCTTTGCCAGCAATTATTCATTGGAAGGGCTATCATTGGGTAGTTTTATATGGCAAAAAAGGCAATAAATATGTTGTTGCCGATCCTGGTTTAGGAGTTAGGTTTTTAGATCAGAAATCATTTTTAGAGGGTTGGACAGATGGAGTAATGTTATTACTCGAACCCGATCCAGTGAGGTTTGATGAGCAAGAAGATGATCGCGATCAGATTGGTGGATTTAGTCATTTCCTCAAGCGAATTTTGCCCTACAAAGGAATCTTAGGGCAGACTTTATTAATTAACTGTGTATTGGGATTACTGTCTTTAGCTTCTCCCTTTTTATTGCAGATATTAACTGATGATGTCTTAGTTAGAGGAGATACTCAGCTACTTACTAGAGTTGCGATCGCTGTAACTATAATGCATTTAGTTAAAAGTAGTTTGCGCCTAGTACAATCCAATTTAATTGCGCACTTTGCTCAACGGATTAAGTTGGGGTTAGTCTTTGAATTTGGTCGGCAAATTTTACGTTTACCCCTCACTTATTATGAAACCCGTCGTAGTGGTGAAATTGTTAGTCGGCTTGAAGATATTCGAGAAATCAATCAATTAATTGCTCAAGCGGTAGTGCGTTTACCCAGTCAGTTTTTTGTGGCTCTTATTTCCTTAGGAATAATGTTTTTCTACAGCCCTAAGTTAAGTCTGATTGCCTTAATCATAGCGGGACTGATGACTCTATCGACAATTGTATTTATGCCCACGCTGCAACAAAAAGTGCGTCAGACAATGGCTCTCTCGGCAGAGAATCAGGGCATACTCGTGGAAACTTTCAAAGGTGCGATTACAGTTAAAACTACTACAGCAGCACCTCAATTTTGGTCGGAATTTCAAACTCGCTATAGTCGTCTAGCTAACTTTACTTTTAAGACTATACAGATTAGTTATATTAACGGTATTTTTTCTAACTTATTTTCTAGTGTTGGCAGTATCACTCTACTGTGGTTTGGCAGTAATTTAGTTATCGAACAATATCTAAGTATTGGGATGTTGTTGGCATTTAATAGTATGAACAGCAACTTTAATTCTTTTGTTAATACCACTGTTGATTTTGTCGATGAATTTGCTCGCGCTAAAACTGCTACTCGACGTTTAACTGAAGTAATTCAAGCCACGCCAGAAAATACAGCAGAGCTAGATAAACCCTGGGCAAAAATCAACGGTAAGGCAGATATTATTTGTGCCGATCTGAATTTTCACCATACAGGAAGAGTCGATTTACTAGAAAATTTTAATTTAACTATTCCTGGAGGTAAAGTTACCGCCTTAATTGGTAAATCTGGTTGCGGTAAAAGTAGTTTGGCGAAATTAATTGCTGGTTTGTATCAACCCCAGTCAGGAAATATTTGTTTTGGTATTTATAATCAACAAGATTTAGCTTTAGATTGTTTTAGACAACAAGTAGCATTAGTTCCCCAAGAAGCACACTTTTGGAGTCGCTCAATTATTGAAAATTTTCGTTTAGGTAATCCCGATATCTCCTTTGAACAAATTGTTAGAGCTTGTCAGATTACTGGAGCAGATAAATTTATTAGTAAACTACCCGATAAATATCTCACTATTCTGGGGGAATTTGGTTCCAATCTTTCCGGTGGACAAAGACAAAGATTAGCATTGGCGAGAGCTATAGTTAATCGTCCTCCCGTATTGATTTTAGATGAATCTACTGGCGCACTCGATCCTATAAGCGAGACAGAAGTTTTACAAAATCTTTTAACTGAACGCAGTTATCAAACCACAATTATCATCAGTCATCGTCCTCCAGCAGGGCTATTTCATTCTAGGTGA
- a CDS encoding calcium-binding protein, giving the protein MDEILGGTGNDFLEGTNADDLIKGFSGIDNLFGLGGDDSIEGGTGTDLIEGGAGDDTLEGQIGNDIVMGGNGNDDIREPRGILGALGRDDFLDGGAGNDTITGERGEDTLDGGDGDDELDGGNQNDTVVGGNGNDVLQGGRQNDILLGGRGTDDLEGGEGDDTLDGGLGTDTFDGGTGNDTATYEYSFTPDGIEGDLGSGQVTFSSGITETLISIENLIGSQNDDDINGSDGDNVLDGSNGDDLINGNLGSDTVIGGNGDDTLDGGLDEMTADTLDGGAGNDTATYEHFDTDTIDALEVFLGQDNDNEGIAQFTFLEVEDSLLSIENFVGSQVGDEITGNNDDNILDGSGGFDLIFGGLGNDTLIGGNDNVGNELYGNEGDDSLEGSNGDDFEISGGAGNDNLTGGSGNDNLTGDSGSDHFIFHPSSGSDIDIITDFEPGVDRIEINNDGDFTFSDLEFNVDGVLDAGDVGAGVVSISDSNLILDFSIFPSIDNAEITLQNITSLDSTDIVFV; this is encoded by the coding sequence ATGGATGAAATTCTAGGCGGTACTGGCAATGACTTTTTGGAAGGTACTAACGCAGATGACTTAATCAAAGGATTTTCTGGTATCGATAATTTATTTGGTTTAGGTGGTGACGATTCTATAGAAGGGGGGACTGGTACTGACTTGATTGAGGGTGGTGCTGGTGATGATACCCTCGAAGGACAAATAGGCAATGATATTGTCATGGGTGGCAATGGCAACGATGATATCCGAGAACCAAGAGGTATTTTAGGAGCTCTTGGCCGTGATGATTTTCTTGATGGCGGAGCAGGGAACGATACTATAACTGGAGAACGGGGTGAAGATACACTCGACGGTGGTGATGGCGATGACGAACTTGATGGAGGCAATCAAAATGACACCGTGGTTGGGGGGAATGGCAACGATGTTCTCCAAGGAGGTCGCCAAAACGATATCTTATTAGGTGGTAGAGGTACCGACGATCTTGAAGGAGGAGAGGGCGATGACACTCTCGATGGTGGTCTAGGGACAGACACTTTCGATGGTGGAACGGGCAATGATACCGCAACCTATGAATATTCCTTTACTCCCGATGGAATTGAAGGAGATTTAGGCTCTGGACAAGTAACCTTTAGCAGTGGGATAACCGAAACTCTTATCAGTATCGAAAATCTAATTGGTTCTCAGAATGATGATGACATTAACGGAAGTGATGGTGATAATGTTCTCGACGGTAGTAACGGCGATGACCTTATAAATGGAAATTTAGGGAGTGATACCGTTATTGGTGGTAACGGGGATGATACTCTCGACGGTGGTCTAGATGAAATGACCGCAGACACCTTAGATGGTGGCGCGGGTAACGATACCGCAACCTATGAACATTTTGATACTGATACTATTGATGCACTTGAGGTATTTCTAGGACAAGACAATGACAATGAAGGCATAGCACAATTCACCTTCTTAGAGGTAGAAGATTCACTCCTGAGCATAGAAAATTTCGTTGGTAGTCAGGTTGGTGACGAAATAACCGGAAATAATGATGATAATATTCTCGACGGTAGTGGCGGTTTTGACTTGATATTTGGAGGGTTGGGAAATGATACGCTTATTGGTGGTAATGATAATGTTGGTAACGAGCTTTATGGTAATGAAGGTGATGATAGTCTTGAAGGCAGTAATGGTGATGACTTTGAAATAAGTGGCGGGGCAGGTAACGATAATCTCACAGGAGGTTCAGGTAACGATAATTTAACAGGAGATTCAGGTAGCGATCACTTCATTTTTCATCCTTCTTCTGGTAGTGATATTGATATTATTACGGATTTTGAACCAGGCGTGGATCGAATTGAAATAAATAATGACGGCGATTTTACTTTTTCAGATCTGGAGTTTAATGTCGATGGAGTCCTAGATGCTGGTGATGTTGGTGCTGGAGTAGTCAGCATTAGTGATTCTAATTTGATCCTTGATTTCTCAATCTTTCCATCTATTGATAATGCCGAAATTACGCTCCAAAACATTACATCGCTAGATAGTACCGACATTGTATTTGTGTAG
- a CDS encoding DUF928 domain-containing protein, translated as MGNNFLIDTKTQLIIIDLSKGLIQKILTTALFMAIAGYPLIAEAKRPKAPQTGTPSGHTTPGTTRPEANCPDTPKPLTGLFANRGQDFTLSEFPTFLFYVPYGAKDISLMEFLLLDETQTKTIYHTSVQLNQQPGIIKIQLPQEARYALVENQTYHWRFNLDCQSNQAIVPDLFLQGWIRRIPITSEIKNQLQSAQSSEYLVYRDQGIWYDAIANLAELHFATPANEQLTKDWNDILRSIKLDWIIAEPLVDSKKYLE; from the coding sequence ATGGGTAATAATTTTTTGATTGATACCAAGACACAATTGATAATAATCGACTTATCTAAGGGTTTGATTCAAAAAATATTAACTACTGCTTTATTCATGGCGATTGCGGGTTATCCTTTGATAGCTGAGGCAAAAAGACCAAAGGCTCCTCAGACAGGAACTCCTTCAGGACACACGACCCCAGGAACCACACGACCTGAAGCAAATTGTCCCGACACTCCCAAACCTCTTACTGGTTTATTCGCTAATCGAGGACAGGATTTTACCCTGTCGGAATTCCCAACTTTTTTATTTTATGTTCCCTATGGAGCAAAAGACATCAGTTTAATGGAGTTTTTACTGCTTGATGAAACTCAAACAAAAACGATTTATCATACTTCAGTTCAGCTAAATCAACAGCCAGGAATTATCAAAATTCAACTGCCTCAAGAAGCACGTTATGCTCTGGTGGAGAATCAAACCTATCATTGGCGATTCAATCTGGACTGTCAATCAAATCAAGCAATTGTTCCTGATTTATTTTTGCAAGGTTGGATTCGACGCATTCCTATCACCTCAGAAATTAAAAATCAATTACAGTCTGCTCAATCTTCAGAGTATTTGGTTTATCGCGATCAGGGAATTTGGTATGATGCGATCGCCAATTTAGCGGAATTACATTTTGCTACTCCAGCAAATGAACAGTTAACGAAAGATTGGAATGATATCTTAAGGTCAATCAAACTAGACTGGATTATTGCCGAGCCTTTAGTGGATTCAAAAAAATATCTTGAGTAA